Genomic window (Brassica oleracea var. oleracea cultivar TO1000 unplaced genomic scaffold, BOL UnpScaffold00940, whole genome shotgun sequence):
CCTTTTCCCAGAAGCGAGCATTTGGCGTACGGCCATCACAATTTATTATCATGCATTCTCATCGTCTCATCGTCCCTAAACCCATCGCCGTTGTTCTTCTTGTGTTTCTTACTATCAGAGCAAAATATTTCAGCTTCATCATTACCATCACCACTGAACGGACGTCGCTTCTTTGGACCTTCCATGCCGGTAGGGTCAGCGTGACTGTTGTCTCTGTTTGTTTTACCGGCTGCTGTGTTTTGCGGAACCGTGAACGAGCCTCCCCTATNNNNNNNNNNNNNNNNNNNNNNNNNNNNNNNNNNNNNNNNNNNNNNNNNNNNNNNNNNNNNNNNNNNNNNNNNNNNNNNNNNNNNNNNNNNNNNNNNNNNNNNNNNNNNNNNNNNNNNNNNNNNNNNNNNNNNNNNNNNNNNNNNNNNNNNNNNNNNNNNNNNNNNNNNNNNNNNNNNNNNNNNNNNNNNNNNNNNNNNNNNNNNNNNNNNNNNNNNNNNNNNNNNNNNNNNNNNNNNNNNNNNNNNNNNNNNNNNNNNNNNNNNNNNNNNNNNNNNNNNNNNNNNNNNNNNNNNNNNNNNNNNNNNNNNNNNNNNNNNNNNNNNNNNNNNNNNNNNNNNNNNNNNNNNNNNNNNNNNNNNNNNNNNNNNNNNNNNNNNNNNNNNNNNNNNNNNNNNNNNNNNNNNNNNNNNNNNNNNNNNNNNNNNNNNNNNNNNNNNNNNNNNNNNNNNNNNNNNNNNNNNNNNNNNNNNNNNNNNNNNNNNNNNNNNNNNNNNNNNNNNNNNNNNNNNNNNNNNNNNNNNNNNNNNNNNNNNNNNNNNNNNNNNNNNNNNNNNNNNNNNNNNNNNNNNNNNNNNNNNNNNNNNNNNNNNNNNNNNNNNNNNNNNNNNNNNNNNNNNNNNNNNNNNNNNNNNNNNNNNNNNNNNNNNNNNNNNNNNNNNNNNNNNNNNNNNNNNNNNNNNNNNNNNNNNNNNNNNNNNNNNNGTGGATGCAGCTTCTTCTTGGTCGGTGGATGCAGGTTCCTCTAGTTCGGACTCCGTGCTAGATACTGAAATACAATGACCAAATCCAGACATTTACCCAAcgctttatttttaaacaatttttccaAAGAATTTCACAGCGAAGCTTAGCGAAAGGAGATACCTGCATAACGAGACGCAGTTTTGCCTAGTCGGGGAATTTTCTTGGGATTTGCTTCTCTATCACTGGCGCATTGACTACGAGTCACCCTCCTCGAGGGCGTTACGCTGGAGGGGGATACCATGCCGATCTGGGTACAGTCGAGAGTGGTTCTTATGTGGGATTCTTCTTATGTTTGGTTCTCAATTGCAGCTGTTTAGAGGTGGTTCtggtatattttgatataagggatgtttttgtttttctaatttctttcttttttattcttttattaggtctttttttgatttttaaataaaaaatcaagatgTGGCACGGTCGTAATATCAAGAACCACGCGCGCCCTCTGTCGAGATTTCACAAGTCTGGAAAAGGCGATTCGCCCAATCTTCTaatttaaactcgaggtcgCCCAACTCCCTAATATCAAACTTGCAATTTGCCTAATTTGCCAATTTTTTCTAGAAGTTATCGGTTTATTTCTCTTCCACTCGACATCGACAACGACAACGACTCCACACTTTCTCTTATCCATGGAAGGCAAGATTTTCAATGGAGGTGCTGTGGGTATTCTCGAAGAACTGATAGAAAGTGCAGAGGAAGAAGTGCTTTTGGCTTCTTGCCGCTTGATTAAGgtatggtttctttttttttgtttcttggatTCTAAGAAGGGTTTTGATTCCACCAAATGTTTTCTTTCTTCAGCTATATCCTGAGTTAGAGCACTGTGTCGGCGTACAAACAATCATGGGCTGCCTTCCTTTTGAGAAGTTTGTTGAAGCTTGCAAAGACCCTCAAGACGAAACCAACGAGATGAGAGCCAAGACGCTTCACAAGTTTTGGAACAGACAGACTGCTTCTTCATCTACAGGGTTTCCACACGATGTGCAGCAGCTTTTGATCGTGAAATCAAACTATGGTGATCATCTCTACGAAACCATCCTTAAAGGTTTCCGCGAGGCTAGAGTTGCTTTGAAGATAGGGTACTATGTAAAACCTTGGAACTCGGAGGCAAGCAGAGAAGCAAGTCTACAAGAAATTGTGGATAAAGTTCGAACCATCGCTCATCGGAGGAAGAGAAATGTTATTCGCCGGGATGATTGAATCGGTTCTTGAATCTTGGCTTTCGTGTAGGGTTTTCTCCGTTTTTTTGTGTGTTAGGGCCTTTGTTGGTCCTTCTGTTTATCTTGGCCTGATTTGATCAATGACATTAGGTTTTATCAGATTTGAATATATTTCTTGGATTACAGATTATGAACGAACCACTCTCTTTTTATTACTCTTTGACGAAAACGGGGAAGTAAcattttaaagaaagaaactcaGACTGAGAAACTCAACCCAGGAAGCAGAGCAAAACAGATAGAATAGGCTTAAACGTGTTCTTCAAGAGGCAAAGGCATCATCACTTGAGACATTTGAGAGCCAGAGATATTTGGAGGAATAAGACTACGGTGTTGATGATTTATTTGAGGCTATGGTGCTGATGCTGCTGCATTGGGAGAAGCTTGGCGGTGAATCATATCTATGGGGAAGTCAAGATGTTGTCTCTGCTGCGTGTGTGGAGGATCCATCTCAAGCGATGGTTCTGAGCAGATGTTAGTGGATGCTGCTGCTGAAATGGAGACTGAGTGATGAGGACTCCAAGTCAGTAGCTTGACCACCAACTCATGAGATCAACCATACAAGCCACATTGGAGCCAGCAGCGACATAGGTGcatttattaaagatatatcCAAGATTATAAAACCCCTTAAATCCACGAAGATTCTGAAGACTAAAATGAAAGATTTGAAGAACAAGTCGATCTCAAGATATTCTtagcatatttattttaagtgtttAGAAAAGTTAGCATTATCTAGTTTTAACATTATGTTAATGTTACCGTTATATGTATGCATCTTGTATTCTCATATCAAacacaacacaataatatatagtactttacatggtatcagaggcGACGATTCTTTGGGATCAAAATTAAAACTTCTGCATTATAAGTTTTACAGCTTTGATGGTGTTCATTGGTGGTGTTGACGATGAAGACGCTGATAGCAACGATGAAGATGACCCGAATGATGATGTGAACTGTAACACCCCGATCCAgccgactaggccgcggtcgaagCCTTACGTCACTCGGTCCACTTCCTGGCCGAACCTCTTAATTTTCGCCCTTTAATTATAATATCGCCTAAAGGCGAGGGCTACCTTAGACCTTAGCTAAAGCCTTTCTTAGTCCTTTATAGCCTAGATCCTTTCAACAGATACGCAGCGGATTATTCTCTAATTAACCACCATTGGTCTAAAaccaatctaacacttgtctggtcGAATTACCTTAGCTTTGGTCAGTTTACACAACTACCGATTAGCTTAAAGgtcaatcctaaacccaaaccaagtCATACGATTCTCAGGTTTCATTCCCCTaaaccattctatctagatctacATAAGTAAATGCTAGATCATACCTTTGCCACATCTACGGAGCTTATTAGCTCATCGTTCCTCCATTGACTCGAATTGCTCTTGCTTGACGGCTGGACCACGATCACTCAATGATCTTACTTAAGGTCCTTATCTTGAATCCTGCATCAAACAGCTCCCctaggtacttagtcattcaaccaaccatccccacagacaTAAGTAACCTTTGAGAAGTTTTTGAAAGGATAAGGATATACATCTGGTCTTTCTTGGCTCATGCACAATCCGAAATCCTTTTGCCTTATAGGCAATANNNNNNNNNNNNNNNNNNNNNNNNNNNNNNNNNNNNNNNNNNNNNNNNNNNNNNNNNNNNNNNNNNNNNNNNNNNNNNNNNNNNNNNNNNNNNNNNNNNNNNNNNNNNNNNNNNNNNNNNNNNNNNNNNNNNNNNNNNNNNNNNNNNNNNNNNNNNNNNNNNNNNNNNNNNNNNNNNNNNNNNNNNNNNNNNNNNNNNNNNNNNNNNNNNNNNNNNNNNNNNNNNNNNNNNNNNNNNNNNNNNNNNNNNNNNNNNNNNNNNNNNNNNNNNNNNNNNNNNNNNNNNNNNNNNNNNNNNNNNNNNNNNNNNNNNNNNNNNNNNNNNNNNNNNNNNNNNNNNNNNNNNNNNNNNNNNNNNNNNNNNNNNNNNNNNNNNNNNNNNNNNNNNNNNNNNNNNNNNNNNNNNNNNNNNNNNNNNNNNNNNNNNNNNNNNNNNNNNNNNNNNNNNNNNNNNNNNNNNNNNNNNNNNNNNNNNNNNNNNNNNNNNNNNNNNNNNNNNNNNNNNNNNNNNNNNNNNNNNNNNNNNNNNNNNNNNNNNNNNNNNNNNNNNNNNNNNNNNNNNNNNNNNNNNNNNNNNNNNNNNNNNNNNNNNNNNNNNNNNNNNNNNNNNNNNNNNNNNNNNNNNNNNNNNNNNNNNNNNNNNNNNNNNNNNNNNNNNNNNNNNNNNNNNNNNNNNNNNNNNNNNNNNNNNNNNNNNNNNNNNNNNNNNNNNNNNNNNNNNNNNNNNNNNNNNNNNNNNNNNNNNNNNNNNNNNNNNNNNNNNNNNNNNNNNNNNNNNNNNNNNNNNNNNNNNNNNNNNNNNNNNNNNNNNNNNNNNNNNNNNNNNNNNNNNNNNNNNNNNNNNNNNNNNNNNNNNNNNNNNNNNNNNNNNNNNNNNNNNNNNNNNNNNNNNNNNNNNNNNNNNNNNNNNNNNNNNNNNNNNNNNNNNNNNNNNNNNNNNNNNNNNNNNNNNNNNNNNNNNNNNNNNNNNNNNNNNNNNNNNNNNNNNNNNNNNNNNNNNNNNNNNNNNNNNNNNNNNNNNNNNNNNNNNNNNNNNNNNNNNNNNNNNNNNNNNNNNNNNNNNNNNNNNNNNNNNNNNNNNNNNNNNNNNNNNNNNNNNNNNNNNNNNNNNNNNNNNNNNNNNNNNNNNNNNNNNNNNNNNNNNNNNNNNNNNNNNNNNNNNNNNNNNNNNNNNNNNNNNNNNNNNNNNNNNNNNNNNNNNNNNTTTGATACTTGCAACCCTTGGTATCTCGTACCTTTTGGTTACTTGCATCCTTTGGTATCTCACAACCTTTGGTAACTCATGACCCTTGGCAACACGCAACCTTTGGAGACTAGTACCCTTTTGATCCAACCTCTCGGCTATGGTTAGCGATCAACGTAACCATCCATGACAGTAGGGTCTATGACGTGGTAACATGGTTAACTATCacgttacatatatatatatatatatcatatagacataataatataaagaaacAGAGATAGAACCACTCACAACCGCTATAGCCCTTACCGATCGGTCAGTTCGTCTCGCCCTTGGACCCTTGGTCCTTTGCGCCTATATCCCTCCAGGAATACGTCTTCCTCTTGGCCTCAGTGACTTATAAAAGCCACGGCCTCATATGGCTAAAGCCATACTCACCATGAACCGGATCGTGCCCTTATGGCTTTGATCCCGGATCCTGCTCTTCCGACTTGGATCCTCGGTTCTCATTGGGGGATCTCTTTGTTTAGGACGTGTGTCTTTTGTCTCAGACAGAATGAGACTGAATAAGACTGAATGAATTTATCCCTGGACGTCCTCCCTTTATATAGAAAACCAAAGGGCATGTGCGAAGGAACACATCCCTTCCAAGCATCCTTTCGGAACAGATCTTGGCCATCGAT
Coding sequences:
- the LOC106320490 gene encoding uncharacterized protein LOC106320490; the protein is MEGKIFNGGAVGILEELIESAEEEVLLASCRLIKLYPELEHCVGVQTIMGCLPFEKFVEACKDPQDETNEMRAKTLHKFWNRQTASSSTGFPHDVQQLLIVKSNYGDHLYETILKGFREARVALKIGYYVKPWNSEASREASLQEIVDKVRTIAHRRKRNVIRRDD